Proteins encoded in a region of the Macrobrachium nipponense isolate FS-2020 chromosome 39, ASM1510439v2, whole genome shotgun sequence genome:
- the LOC135210470 gene encoding uncharacterized protein LOC135210470, whose protein sequence is MLLAKNPDLQAYTKGRDVLRFEKDVGPAIALACNYDDTYNMARTAEFVRAHMEHKSKFNGRFAAEDALTSVPKCLLELVRMIEHGPDIQSQLENDVYRSDTAIAQLLMYNYYPKGPKKAEQQ, encoded by the coding sequence ATGCTATTGGCTAAGAATCCTGATCTACAAGCTTATACTAAAGGAAGAGATGTCCTTCGTTTCGAAAAGGATGTCGGTCCTGCAATAGCATTGGCATGCAATTATGATGATACCTACAATATGGCAAGAACAGCTGAATTTGTAAGAGCACACATGGAGCACAAGTCAAAATTTAATGGCAGATTTGCAGCGGAAGATGCACTGACTAGTGTTCCTAAATGTCTACTTGAACTAGTCAGAATGATTGAACATGGTCCTGATATACAGTCACAACTAGAGAATGATGTGTATAGATCAGATACTGCCATTGCACAGCTCCTTATGTATAACTACTATCCAAAGGGGCCCAAGAAGGCTGAACAACAGTGA